In Pseudomonas grandcourensis, the DNA window AGACCATCTCCAGCGCCGGTTTCACCCTCGCTCCGGAGAAACGTCGCATCGGCATGGTGTTCCAGGACTACGCGCTGTTTCCGCATTTGAGCGTGGCCGACAACATCGCCTTCGGCATTCGCAAGCATCCGCAAAAGGACCGCGTGACCGAAGAGCTGCTGGAACTGGTCAACCTGAAGAACCTCGGCAAGCGGTTCCCCCACGAGCTGTCCGGTGGCCAGCAGCAACGTGTCGCCCTGGCCCGCGCCCTGGCGCCGGAACCGCAACTGCTGCTGCTCGATGAACCGTTCTCCAACCTTGATGGCGAGTTGCGCCGCAAGCTCAGCCATGAAGTACGCGACATCCTCAAGGCCCGTGGCACCAGCGCGATTCTGGTGACTCACGACCAGGAAGAAGCCTTCGCGGTCAGCGACCACGTTGGCGTGTTCAAGGAAGGTCGCCTGGAACAGTGGGATACGCCCTACAACCTGTATCACGAACCGCTGACACCCTTCGTGGCAAGTTTCATCGGGCAGGGCTATTTCATTCGCGGTCAGTTGAGCAGCCCCGAATCGGTGCAGACCGAGCTGGGTGAGTTGCGCGGCAATCGGGCCTACACCTGGCCGATAGGCGGCGCCGTGGATGTACTGCTGCGCCCGGACGATATCGTCTATGCGCCGGACAGCGCACTGAAGGCGCGAATTGTCGGCAAGACGTTCCTGGGTGCATCGACTCTGTATCGCTTGCTGTTGCCGACAGGCGCACAGCTGGAATCGATCTTCCCGAGCCATGTCGATCGTCAGGTTGGGGCGGAGGTGGGTATTCGTGTCGCGGCTGAACACCTGGTGCTGTTCCAGGCGTCCGGTAGCACGGCGGCGCAGATTCCTGCGGCTGAATCCGGTGTCCGCCGCTACAGCACCGCTAACTGAACAACACAATCCCTGTGGGAGCGAGCTTGCTCGCGATGGCGTCGGATCAGTCGACATTACTTTTGACTGGCACACCGCATTCGCGAGCAGGCTCGCTCCCACACTGGATTTGCGTTAACCCAGCATCAGCGTTCCGCTCGCCACGAGCGTCGCATTCCCGCCGATCTTCACTCGATCGCCTTCCAGGCGACAGAACAATTCCCCACCCCGCGCCGAACGCTGAAAAGCCGTCAGGCTCGACTTGCCCAAACGCTTTGACCAGTACGGAATCAGAAGGCAATGGGTCGATCCGGTCACAGGGTCTTCATTGATACCGATTGCCGGGGCGAAGTAGCGGGAAACGAAATCGTGCTGCTCGCCCCGCGCCGTCACGATGGCGCCCAACCATGGCAGTTTCGCCAGGGCCACCATGTCCGGCTTGCAGTCGAGCACGGCTTGCTCGGACTCCAGCACCACAAACAGCTCATTCGAGCCCAGCACATCGACGGCCTCGACGCCGAGGGCACGCTCGACATCCAGGGTCACGCCGATTTCCGAGGGGATGATCGACGGGAAATCCAGCCACAGGCGACCCCCTTCACGGGTGACGCTCAACGGGCCGGATTTGCAGGTGAAGTCCAGTCGCTCGACCGGCTCTTTATAGATCTCGAACAGCACATAGGCGCTGGCCAGCGTCGCGTGACCGCACAATGGCACCTCGGTGGTCGGCGTAAACCATCGGATGTGCCAGCCCTGCCCTTCACGCACGACAAACGCCGTTTCGGCGAGGTTGTGCTCGGCGGCAATCTTTTGCATCAACTCATCGGCGAGCCAGGTATCGAGCCGATAGACCATCGCCGGGTTGCCGCTGAATGGCTGATTGCTGAACGCGTCGACCTGATGAAATTCAAGCTGCATAACCTTCTCCCTTTGTCAGACCGCCGAGCATGCCGCGCTGGCCCGGCCGGCGCCAGTGACAGAGCTGGCTGATTTTCACCATACAGCGCTGCTCTTGGTCTTCAAGCGCGGCCGATATCGGCAAACTTCGCCTGGGTGTGTTCGGCCAGCACCGCCGGTGCCAGTTCGACTTCCAGCCCACGTCGGCCTGCACTGACAAAAATGCTGGCAAAAGGCTGGGCCGAATTATCAATGAAGGTACGCAAACGCTTTTTCTGCCCCAGCGGACTGATCCCGCCCAACAGATAACCAGTAGAGCGCTGCGCTGCCGCCGGGTCGGCCATTTCGACCTTTTTCACGCCCGCGGCGTGAGCCAGCCCCTTCAAGTCCAGGCTGCCGACAACCGGTACCACGGCCACCAGCAGTTCGCCCTTCTCGCTGGCCGCCAACAAGGTCTTGAACACCTGCGCCGGATCGAGCCCGAGTTTTTCCGCCGCTTCCAACCCGTAGGAGGCGGCCTTCGGGTCATGTTCGTAACTGTGTACGCGATGTTCGGCCCGAACCTTTTTCAACAAATCCAATGCGGGGGTCATGACAGCTCCAGACTGGGCGGCAGAAGAAAAATACTGCACCGGATTCTAGGACATTGATCGTTAAAAGGCTCTACGGCGGCGCATCCATGACGCCATTGCCTGGCCATCCCATTGCGCAACGACTCATTCATTCATGCAACGAATAGTTTTTTTGTGACCGACGGTTCACTTTCGACCTTTGACATCAGCGTTTCTTGTCTATATTTTTTCGTTTCTGAAACTGTACGAAACGTCCTACCGCTGCACCCAGCAGTAAACCGCGACCAGGATGGGGATCCTGCCTCGGCGAAAACCGCGCTCCGACCATGATGGAAAAAAGCGCCAGACAACAAAAAAAATGAGGTTTCAATGACAACTGCTTTACAACAACCGTCGCTCTCGAGCCAATGCATGGCCGAGTTTCTGGGTACGGCGCTGCTGATCTTTTTTGGTACAGGTTGTGTTGCCGCGCTCAAGGTCGCGGGTGCCAGTTTTGGCTTGTGGGAAATCAGCATTATCTGGGGCGTCGGCGTCAGCATGGCGATCTACCTCACCGCCGGAGTTTCCGGTGCTCACCTGAACCCTGCCGTCAGCATTGCCCTGAGCATTTTCGCGGACTTCGAAAAACGTAAATTGCCTTTCTACGTATTCGCCCAAGTGGCGGGCGCCTTCTGTGGAGCGCTGTTGGTCTATACCCTCTACAGCAATCTATTCTTCGAATTCGAACAAACTCACCACATGGTTCGCGGCACTCAAGCCAGCCTCGAATTGGCCTCCGTGTTTTCCACCTTCCCGAATCCTGTGCTGACCACCGCCCAGGCATTCTTGGTCGAGGTGATCATTACGGCCATCCTGATGGGCGTGATCATGTCCCTGACCGACGACAACAATGGCCTGCCCAAAGGTCCGCTGGCACCGCTGCTGATCGGCCTGCTGATTGCGGTGATCGGCAGTTCGATGGGGCCGCTGACCGGTTTTGCCATGAACCCTGCGCGGGACTTCGGCCCTAAACTGATGACTTTCTTCGCTGGCTGGGGTGAAATTTCCTTCACTGGCGGACGCGATATTCCGTATTTCCTGATTCCTGTTTTTGCACCGTTTGTCGGTGCCTGCCTCGGTGCCGCCGCCTATCGCGGGTTGATTGCCCGCCATCTGCCCAGCGCCGTACCTGCTACAAAGGAAGCAACAGCTGCCATTGACGGCAAACCCAGAACTTCTTGATACCGTTGGCGCGTGCCCTGCCCTTTGATCGCGCGCCAGACCTCACTCCCTTATTTCGTCCAAGGCAATCGACATGACCGACACACAGAATAAGAACTACATCATTGCCCTCGATCAGGGTACGACCAGCTCCCGCGCGATCATTTTCGACCGCGACGCGAATGTGGTCTGCACCGCCCAACGGGAGTTCGCACAGCATTACCCGCAAGCCGGCTGGGTCGAACACGATCCGATGGAAATCTTCGCCACCCAAAGCGCCGTGATGGTCGAGGCCCTGGCGCAAGCCGGCCTGCACCACGATCAGGTAGCCGCCATCGGCATCACCAACCAGCGCGAAACCACCGTAGTCTGGGACAAGAACACCGGCCGGCCGATCTACAACGCGATCGTCTGGCAGTGCCGACGCAGCACCGAGATCTGCCAGCAACTCAAGCGCGATGGCCACGAGCAATACATCAGCGATACCACCGGCCTGGTCACCGACCCGTACTTCTCCGGCACCAAGCTCAAGTGGATCCTCGACAATGTCGAAGGCAGCCGCGAGCGCGCGCGCAACGGTGAACTGTTGTTCGGCACCGTCGACAGCTGGCTGATCTGGAAATTTACCGGCGGCAAGGTGCATGTCACCGATTACACCAACGCTTCGCGCACCATGCTCTTCAACATCCACACCCTGGAGTGGGACGCGAAGATGCTGGAGCTCCTCGACATCCCGCGCGAAATGCTGCCGGAAGTTAAATCGTCCTCGGAAATTTATGGTCGTACCAAAAGCGGCATCGCCATCGGCGGTATCGCTGGCGACCAGCAAGCCGCCCTGTTCGGCCAGATGTGCGTCGAGCCAGGCCAGGCGAAAAACACCTACGGCACTGGCTGCTTCCTGTTGATGAACACCGGCGACAAAGCGGTGAAATCCCGACACGGGATGCTCACCACCATCGCTTGCGGCCCACGTGGCGAAGTGGCCTACGCGCTGGAAGGCGCGGTGTTCAACGGCGGCTCTACCGTGCAATGGCTGCGTGACGAACTGAAGATCATCAACGACGCCCACGACACCGAATACTTCGCCAACAAGGTCAAGGACAGCAACGGCGTGTACCTGGTGCCGGCCTTCACCGGTCTTGGCGCCCCCTACTGGGACCCGTATGCCCGTGGCGCACTGTTCGGCCTGACCCGCGGTGTACGCGTGGATCACATCATTCGTGCCGCACTGGAGTCGATTGCCTACCAGACCCGCGACGTGCTCGACGCCATGCAACAGGACTCCGGCGAACGTCTCAAGGCCCTGCGAGTGGACGGCGGTGCAGTGGCGAACAATTTCCTGATGCAATTCCAGGCCGACATCCTCGGCACACAGGTCGAGCGCCCGCAAATGCGTGAAACCACGGCACTGGGTGCGGCTTACCTGGCAGGCCTGGCCTGTGGCTTCTGGGGCAGCCTGGAAGAGTTACGCGGCAAGGCCGTGATCGAGCGCCAGTTCGAGCCGACGCTGGATGAAACGGCGAAGGAAAAACTCTACGCTGGCTGGAAAAAAGCGGTCAGCCGCACACGTAATTGGGCGGCTGAAGACGAGGCCGAATAAACCGGGATACGGGCTCGTATCTGTATGTAACTGGTAGGGAGCGGATTCCTGCGGCATCATGGGCAAATTTTGCACGGCAGCCCAAAGGACGCCCCATGAATCTGCCTCCCCGTCAGCAGCAAATCCTCGAACTGGTCCGCGAACGCGGCTATGTCAGCATCGAGGAAATGGCCACGTTGTTTGTTGTTACCCCGCAGACCATTCGCCGCGACATCAATCAGCTCGCGGAAGTCAATTTGTTGCGTCGCTACCACGGCGGCGCGGCTTACGACTCCAGCGTTGAAAACACCGCCTACGCCATGCGCGCCGATCAGATGCGCGATGAGAAACAGCGTATCGGCGAAGCCATTGCCGCGCAGATTCCCGACCATGCCTCGTTGTTCATCAACATCGGCACGACCACCGAATCCATTGCCCGGGCACTGCTCAACCACAGTCACTTGAAAATCATCACCAACAACCTGCACGTCGCCTCCATGCTCAGCGCCAAGGACGATTTCGATGTCCTGCTGACTGGCGGCAACGTGCGGCGCGATGGTGGCGTGGTGGGTCAGGCCAGTGTCGACTTCATCAACCAGTTCAAGGTCGACTTCGCCCTGGTCGGCATCAGCGGCATCGATGAAGACGGCAGCCTGCTGGACTTCGACTATCAGGAAGTGCGGGTATCCCAGGCGATCATCGCCAATGCCCGGCAAGTGATCCTCGCAGCCGACTCCAGCAAGTTCGGGCGCAACGCCATGATTCGCCTGGGGCCGATCAGCCTGGTCGATTGCCTGGTCACCGATCAGCAGCCTTCCCCGGCGCTGGCGCAGCTGTTGAACCAGCACAAGGTTCGGCTGGAAGTCGTTTAACCCCTTTCCAGTTTTAAAAGATCGCAGCCTTCGGCAACTCCTACGGATGCACTCAATCCTGTAGGAGCTGCCGAAGGCTCGGTCCGCGCTCGGGCGATCTTTTGCTTTTATGTTCGTAAATTTTCCTTTAACGGCCCTTCGATGAGTATTTTCAATCGAAGCTGACTGGCTGCGCGCGTCTTTATGGGCTAGTATTTTCGCAAATGAACATTAATGTTCGAATTCAAATACAGAACATCAAAGAATTCCGAGGCCGTGCCGATGCCCACTTCCACCTTGCCTACGCCCCCTCTCGCCGAGGTCTACGATATCGCCGTCATCGGTGGCGGGATCAATGGCGTGGGGATCGCAGCGGATGCCGCCGGACGCGGTCTCTCGGTGTTCCTTTGTGAAAAGGATGACCTGGCCAGCCATACCTCGTCGGCCAGCAGCAAGCTGATCCACGGCGGCCTGCGCTACCTCGAACATTACGAGTTCCGCCTGGTGCGTGAAGCCCTGGCCGAACGTGAAGTGCTGTTGGCCAAGGCTCCGCACATCGTCAAGCAAATGCGTTTCGTATTGCCGCACCGTCCGCACCTGCGCCCGGCGTGGATGATTCGCGCCGGTCTGTTCCTCTATGACAACCTGGGCAAGCGCGAGCAACTGCAAGGTTCGAAAAGCCTGAAGTTCGGCCCCGACAGCGCGTTGAAAAACGAGATCACCAAGGGGTTCGAATATTCCGATTGCTGGGTCGACGACGCGCGCCTGGTGGTGTTGAACGCCATGGCCGCCCGGGAAAACGGCGCCCACGTTCACACCCAGACCCGCTGCGTCAGCGCGCGTCGCACCAAGGGCCTGTGGCACCTGCATCTGGAACGCGCCGATGGCAGCCTGTTTTCGATCCGCGCCAAGGCATTGGTCAATGCGGCCGGCCCTTGGGTCGCCAAGTTCATCCGCGATGACTTGAAGATGGAATCGCCCTACGGCATCCGCCTGATCCAGGGCAGCCACCTGATCGTGCCGAAACTGTACGAAGGCGAACACGCGCACATTCTGCAAAACGAAGATCAGCGTATCGTGTTCACCATTCCGTACCTGAATCACTTCACCCTGATCGGCACCACTGACCGCGAGTACACCGGCGATCCGGCGAAAGTGGCAATTACCGACGGAGAAACCGATTACCTGTTGAACGTGGTCAACGCCCATTTCAAAAAGCAAATCGGCCGCGACGACATCCTGCACAGCTATTCCGGTGTGCGCCCGCTGTGCAACGACGAATCCGACAACCCGTCGGCCGTAACCCGCGATTACACCCTGGCACTGTCTGGCACTGGCGAAGAGGCTCCGTTGCTGTCGGTGTTCGGCGGCAAGCTCACCACCTATCGCAAACTGGCCGAGTCAGCGCTGGCGCAACTGGCACCCTACTTCAAGCACATCAAGCCAGGCTGGACCGCCAGCGCCACGTTGCCGGGCGGTGAAGACATGACCACCCCGCAAGCCTTGAGCTCGCGTATCCGCGACAAATTCGACTGGGTACCGAGCGAGATCGCGCGCCGCTGGGCGACCACCTACGGCAGCCGCACCTGGCGCATGCTCGAAGGCGTACAGGACCTCAGCGATCTGGGCGAGCACATCGGCGGCGGTCTCTACTCCCGCGAAGTCGACTATCTGTGCAGCGAAGAATGGGCCACCAGCGCCCACGACATCCTCTGGCGTCGCAGCAAGCTCGGCTTGTTCACGACAGTGGCCGAGCAGGAAAAGCTCAAGGACTACCTGAACAAGGTTGAACAGAATCGCAGCAAGATCGAAGCGGCCTGATCGGTCACCGGCATAAACAAAAGCCCCTGAATCTCACGATTCAGGGGCTTTTTCGTATCGATGGATTTCAGTCGCGCAAATCCGATTCATGAATGGGCTGCTCACGGTGAGTCGCCCGCTGATATTGCGCCGGCCATACGGCCTTGTGCCCTCCCAAATCGTCATCCGCGTGCAGCGCCCAGTACGGATCGCGCAACAACTCACGAGCGAGGAAGATGATGTCCGCCTGACAGGTGCGCAGGATGTGCTCGGCCTGGGCCGGCTCGGTGATCATGCCAACCGTGCCGGTGGCCATGCCCGACTCCTTGCGCACACGTTCGGCGAAGCGGGTCTGGTAACCCGGCCCTGTGGGAATCTCCGCATTCACCGCCGTCCCGCCTGACGAGACGTCGATCAGGTCGACCCCCAGGGCTTTGAGGCGGCGTGCCAGCTCCACCGTTTCATCGGGGTTCCAGCCGTCTTCCACCCAGTCGGTGGCCGAGACCCGGACAAACACCGGCAACTCTTCAGGCCACACCGCACGCACCGCTTCGGTGACCTGCAGCACCAGCCGAATACGATTTTCGAACGAACCGCCATATTGATCGCGACGCTGATTACTCAACGGCGACAGGAACTGATGCAGCAGGTAACCATGGGCCGCGTGCACTTCGACCACCTTGAAACCGGCCGTCAGTGAACGCTTTGCCGCATCGACAAAGGCCTGGATGACCTTGGCGATCTCGCCGTCATCGAGTTGACTGGGCTGGGTGTGCTGTGGATCGAATGCAATAGGTGAAGGGCCGACCGGCACCCAGCCGCCCTCATCGGGCTTGACGCTGCCATGTTTGCCGAGCCACGGCCGGTAGGTGCTGGCCTTGCGCCCGGCATGGGCCAGTTGAATGCCGGCAACGGCGCCTTGGGCGGTGATGAAGCGGGTGATGCGTTGCAGGGGTTCGATCTGTTCGTCATTCCACAGACCGAGGTCCTCGGCCGTGATGCGCCCGTCGGCGGTGACCGCCGTGGCTTCGGTAAACACCAGCCCGGCCCCGCCGACTGCGCGGCTGCCGAGGTGGACCAGGTGCCAGTCATTGGCCAGGCCATCTGCACTGGAGTACTGGCACATCGGCGATACCGCGATGCGGTTGGGCAGGGTCAATTGGCGAAGGGTAAAGGGTTCAAGCAGCAGACTCATGGGGCACCTCTCGAATCAGTGGGCAGGCTCCAGGTTCTGTTTGAATAGTCGACGAGTGACAGGAAAAAGGTGCAACACCCGCCCCCGCGGGCAAAAAATTCGACAAGACGTCACAAGGCCAAAATCAAGCAGTGCTTAGAGCCTAGTCGACATCGAGGGATGTCGCCCCCTTGTAGGAGCGAGCTCGCTCCTACAAGTGTGGGGTCAACGCGGTTCGATGTGGGCAATCATCAGTTGAACCGTCTCGTTGCCGCGAAACTCGTTGAGGTCGAGCTTGTAGGCCAGTTCCACCCACTTGATGGTCGGATTCGGCCAGATGTCGCGGTCGATCCCGAAGGCAATGCCGTCGAGTTTCACCGAACCACATTCACTTTTGAGCACGACTTTAAGGTGCCGCTCGCCAACGACGCGCTGCTCGACCAACTGGAACACCCCGTGAAACAAGGGTTCCGGGAAGTGCTGCCCCCAAGGGCCGGCATGCCGCAGGGCACGGGCCAGTTCCAGGTGGAACTCTTCCACCGCCAGGGTACCGTCCGACAACAGGCGGCCGGTCAGGTCTTCTTCGCGCAGTTGCCGGCGCACTTCAGCGTCAAAGGCTTCGGCGAACAAGGGGAAGTTCGCTTCCGGCAGCGTCAGGCCGGCCGCCATCGCGTGGCCACCATACTTGGTGATCAGATTCGGATGCTGCGCCGCCACCACGCTCAAGGCGTCGCGGATGTGAAAGCCCTGGACCGAACGCCCCGAGCCCTTGAGCAAGCCATCCCCGGCATCGGCAAAGGCGATGGTCGGGCGGAAATAGCGCTCTTTCATCCGTGACGCGAGGATACCGATGACACCCTGGTGCCACTCGGGATCGAACAGGCACAAGCCGAACGGCATCGACTCCACCGGCAGATCCTTGAGCTGCGCCAGCGCTTCGCGCTGCATGCCTTGCTCGATGGATTTGCGATCCTGGTTCATGCCGTCCAGTTGCGCCGCCATCTCACGGGCCAGACCTGCGTCTTCGGTCAGCAGGCATTCGATGCCCAGGCTCATGTCGTCCAGGCGCCCTGCGGCGTTCAGGCGCGGGCCGACAATGAAACCCAGATCGGTGGAGGTGATGCGCGCATGATCGCGCTTGGCCACTTCGAGGATCGCCTTGATCCCCGGCCGGGCGCGTCCGGCGCGAATCCGTTCCAGGCCCTGATGCACCAGAATCCGGTTGTTGGCATCCAGCGGCACCACGTCGGCCACGCTGCCCAGAGCCACGAGGTCGAGCAGTTCGCCGATATTCGGCTGCGGCTTGCTTGTGTACCAGCCCAGCTCGCGCAACCGCGCACGCAGGGCCATCAGCACATAGAAAATCACCCCGACACCGGCCAGCGCCTTGCTCGGAAACTCGCAACCTGGCTGGTTCGGATTGACGATGGCATCGGCCAGCGGCAGCTCGTCGCCGGGCAAGTGGTGATCGGTAACCAGCACCTTGAGCCCGGCCTTTTTTGCCGCTGCCACGCCTTCGACGCTGGAGATGCCGTTGTCGACGGTAATCAGCAAATGCGGCTGACGCTCAAGCGCCACCGCGACGATTTCCGGTGTCAGGCCGTAGCCGTAGTCGAATCGGTTGGGCACCAGGTAATCGACATGTGCCGCCCCCAGCAAACGCAGGCCCAGCGTGCCCACGGTACTGGCCGTCGCGCCGTCGGCATCGAAGTCGCCGACGATCAGGATGCGCTGACGCTGTTCGAGCGCAGTCACCAGCAGATCCACGGCGGCATCGATGCCCTTGAGTTGCTGGAACGGAATCAACCGCGCCAGGCTCTTGTCCAGTTCTGCCTCGGACTGCACGCCCCGCGCCGCGTACAGGCGGGTCAACAGCGGTGGAATATCACCGAGAAATGGCAGGGTGTCGGGCAGCTGGCGAGGTTCGATGCGCATGGGGTGAAAGATGCTTCTCTTCAATACGTAGGATAAAACCGGGTGACGCGGGGCAGCGGTGAAAAATCAGCCGCGCTCACCGGTCAGCCACTGCAACTGGACTTCGTGCTGACCACGGTCGTCGGTGACGAAGATCGTCCCTTCGCTGATCATCACGTCCCACTTGATAACCCGGGGCATGTCTTTGGCCAGGGTTTCCAGGACTTCCTGAGGCACGGCAGCGATGTTGACGTTCTTCAGGTTTTTCACCGCCGGCACCACTTTGCCTTCCCACACGCGCAGGCTGCCATAGGCCAGCAGACTGGTGCGTTCAGTGCGGCGCGAGCACCAGGTCAGGCGCTCGGCATCCGGCTGGCCGACTTCGATCCAGTGCAGGACGCGGTCATCCAGGCTTTTTTCCCACAAGGCCGGTTCATCCACTTCCGACAGACCACGGCCAAACGACAGCTGCTCGTTGTACCAGAGGGCGTAGGCCAGCAGGCGCACGGTCATGCGCTCTTCGGTTTCCGAAGGGTGACGGGCGATGGTCTGCTTCACGCTCTCATAGACGCTGCGGTCGAGGTCGGTGAGGTTCAGTTCAAATTTGTAGGTCGTGGACGGCTGGGCCATGAACGGGCTTCTTGATACGAGGAAAGGCGGCAAGTCTAACCGATGCGACGGGCAATCCACGAATTGAACACAATCAAGCTGGAGCGTCGGACAGTCGGCTATGCTAAAACGCTCTATTCGCCCAACTTTTGCCCCACAGGATCCAGCATGCCGTTCACCGCCAAACCGCTTTCCGGTCTGAAAGTCATCGAATTGGGCACCTTGATTGCCGGCCCGTTTGCCTCGCGTATTTGTGCGGAATTCGGTGCCGACGTGATCAAGATCGAATCCCCGGACGGCGGTGATCCATTACGCAAATGGCGCAAGTTGTATGAAGGCACTTCGTTGTGGTGGTTCGTCCAGGCCCGCAACAAAAAGTCCCTGACACTCAATCTCAAACACCCCGACGGTCTGGCGATCCTGAAACAGCTGCTGGGTGAGGCAGACATCCTGATCGAAAACTTTCGTCCCGGCGTCCTGGAAAAGCTCGGCCTGGGTTGGGACGTCCTGCACGCCCTGAACCCGAAACTGGTCATGGTGCGGCTGTCGGGTTTCGGCCAGACCGGCCCGATGAAAGACCAGCCCGGCTTTGGCGCGGTCGGTGAGTCCATGGGAGGCCTGCGCTACATCACCGGTTTCGAAGACCGGCCACCGGTGCGTACCGGCATTTCCATCGGCGACTCGATTGCCGCGCTCTGGGGCGTGATTGGCGCGTTGATGGCCCTGCGTCATCGCGAAGTCAACGGCGGCCAGGGGCAAGTGGTGGACGTAGCGCTGTACGAAGCCATCTTCGCGATGATGGAAAGCATGGTCCCGGAGTTCGACGTGTTCGGCTTCATCCGCGAACGCACGGGCAATATCATGCCGGGCATCACTCCTTCCTCGATCCACACCAGTGCCGATGGCAAGCACGTGCAGATCGGCGCCAATGGCGATGCGATTTTCAAACGTTTCATGCTGATCATTGGCCGGGAAGACCTGGCCAACGACCCCCAGCTTGCCAGCAACGATGGCCGCGATGCCCGACGCGACGAGATTTATGGCGTCATCGATCGCTGGGTCAATTCGTTGCCGCTGGACAGGGTGCTGGCGCAGCTCAAACAGGCCGAGGTGCCGGCCAGCCGGATCTTCAGCGCCGAAGACATGTTCAATGACCCACAGTACCTGGCGCGGGAAATGTTCCTGCAAGCCAAGCTGCCGGACGGCAAAGACTTCAAGATGCCGGGCATTGTGCCGAAACTCTCAGAGACACCCGGAGAATGTGAATGGGTCGGGCCACAACTGGGTGAGCACAACGCACAGGTACTCCAGGAACTTGGCTATGACGCGACGCAGATCGCACAGTTGCGCAAAGACGGAGCCATCTGAACTGAGGCGCCGGCCTGCATGGGTCATTGGGCACTGCCCGTCACGCGGCGGGTGGCTGCTGTGCGTGCTGGCGATTTCGCTCCTGCTCCTTGAGCCGGTCCCCTCTGCCCTGGCTCAACCCTGGGAGACCCTGATCTGGCTCAAGCGCGACCTGCCGCCGCTGACAATCTTCGACGGGCCGAAAAAGGGCCAGGGCGTTATCGATCAACTGCTTCCACTGTTGATTGCCGGCATGCCGCAATACCAGCACAGCGTGATGAGGGTCAATCGCGCCCGTGGATTGCAAATGCTCCACGAACCTTCCCTCGTCTGCGACGCGGCGCTGAACTGGAGCAAGGAACGGGAACAGTGGATCGCCTTTTCCATCCCGGTCTTCCGCGCCATGAGCAATGGCCTGGCCGTGCGGCGCGTCGATCAGAAAGTGCTGGCCCCCTTTATCAAGGACGGCGAAGTGGATCTGGCAGCGCTGCTTGCCAGCGGCGGCGAAAAACTGGGGATTATTGCCGAGCGCAATTACGGCGAGTTCCTCGACGGACTGCTCAAGCAAGCGCCCGCCGACGCGCTGACCGCTCATTACGGTAACGACGCCTTGGGCAGCCTGCTGCAAATGCAGCGCCT includes these proteins:
- the glpD gene encoding glycerol-3-phosphate dehydrogenase, producing MPTSTLPTPPLAEVYDIAVIGGGINGVGIAADAAGRGLSVFLCEKDDLASHTSSASSKLIHGGLRYLEHYEFRLVREALAEREVLLAKAPHIVKQMRFVLPHRPHLRPAWMIRAGLFLYDNLGKREQLQGSKSLKFGPDSALKNEITKGFEYSDCWVDDARLVVLNAMAARENGAHVHTQTRCVSARRTKGLWHLHLERADGSLFSIRAKALVNAAGPWVAKFIRDDLKMESPYGIRLIQGSHLIVPKLYEGEHAHILQNEDQRIVFTIPYLNHFTLIGTTDREYTGDPAKVAITDGETDYLLNVVNAHFKKQIGRDDILHSYSGVRPLCNDESDNPSAVTRDYTLALSGTGEEAPLLSVFGGKLTTYRKLAESALAQLAPYFKHIKPGWTASATLPGGEDMTTPQALSSRIRDKFDWVPSEIARRWATTYGSRTWRMLEGVQDLSDLGEHIGGGLYSREVDYLCSEEWATSAHDILWRRSKLGLFTTVAEQEKLKDYLNKVEQNRSKIEAA
- a CDS encoding NADH:flavin oxidoreductase/NADH oxidase yields the protein MSLLLEPFTLRQLTLPNRIAVSPMCQYSSADGLANDWHLVHLGSRAVGGAGLVFTEATAVTADGRITAEDLGLWNDEQIEPLQRITRFITAQGAVAGIQLAHAGRKASTYRPWLGKHGSVKPDEGGWVPVGPSPIAFDPQHTQPSQLDDGEIAKVIQAFVDAAKRSLTAGFKVVEVHAAHGYLLHQFLSPLSNQRRDQYGGSFENRIRLVLQVTEAVRAVWPEELPVFVRVSATDWVEDGWNPDETVELARRLKALGVDLIDVSSGGTAVNAEIPTGPGYQTRFAERVRKESGMATGTVGMITEPAQAEHILRTCQADIIFLARELLRDPYWALHADDDLGGHKAVWPAQYQRATHREQPIHESDLRD
- the recJ gene encoding single-stranded-DNA-specific exonuclease RecJ — translated: MRIEPRQLPDTLPFLGDIPPLLTRLYAARGVQSEAELDKSLARLIPFQQLKGIDAAVDLLVTALEQRQRILIVGDFDADGATASTVGTLGLRLLGAAHVDYLVPNRFDYGYGLTPEIVAVALERQPHLLITVDNGISSVEGVAAAKKAGLKVLVTDHHLPGDELPLADAIVNPNQPGCEFPSKALAGVGVIFYVLMALRARLRELGWYTSKPQPNIGELLDLVALGSVADVVPLDANNRILVHQGLERIRAGRARPGIKAILEVAKRDHARITSTDLGFIVGPRLNAAGRLDDMSLGIECLLTEDAGLAREMAAQLDGMNQDRKSIEQGMQREALAQLKDLPVESMPFGLCLFDPEWHQGVIGILASRMKERYFRPTIAFADAGDGLLKGSGRSVQGFHIRDALSVVAAQHPNLITKYGGHAMAAGLTLPEANFPLFAEAFDAEVRRQLREEDLTGRLLSDGTLAVEEFHLELARALRHAGPWGQHFPEPLFHGVFQLVEQRVVGERHLKVVLKSECGSVKLDGIAFGIDRDIWPNPTIKWVELAYKLDLNEFRGNETVQLMIAHIEPR
- a CDS encoding YaeQ family protein; protein product: MAQPSTTYKFELNLTDLDRSVYESVKQTIARHPSETEERMTVRLLAYALWYNEQLSFGRGLSEVDEPALWEKSLDDRVLHWIEVGQPDAERLTWCSRRTERTSLLAYGSLRVWEGKVVPAVKNLKNVNIAAVPQEVLETLAKDMPRVIKWDVMISEGTIFVTDDRGQHEVQLQWLTGERG
- a CDS encoding CaiB/BaiF CoA-transferase family protein yields the protein MPFTAKPLSGLKVIELGTLIAGPFASRICAEFGADVIKIESPDGGDPLRKWRKLYEGTSLWWFVQARNKKSLTLNLKHPDGLAILKQLLGEADILIENFRPGVLEKLGLGWDVLHALNPKLVMVRLSGFGQTGPMKDQPGFGAVGESMGGLRYITGFEDRPPVRTGISIGDSIAALWGVIGALMALRHREVNGGQGQVVDVALYEAIFAMMESMVPEFDVFGFIRERTGNIMPGITPSSIHTSADGKHVQIGANGDAIFKRFMLIIGREDLANDPQLASNDGRDARRDEIYGVIDRWVNSLPLDRVLAQLKQAEVPASRIFSAEDMFNDPQYLAREMFLQAKLPDGKDFKMPGIVPKLSETPGECEWVGPQLGEHNAQVLQELGYDATQIAQLRKDGAI